In Lactiplantibacillus pentosus, the sequence GCTTTTTGGTTATAGGCTCAAAAATGAATTGTTGCTATAAATTATACTGACTATTCTTTTACCGTATCATTTAGTTCCTTGGCCTGATAAAAGTCCGGGAAGACGTGAGCACTCTTGATTCCCCAATAATAAAAACCAAGGGATGCAATAATAATCACGACAAAGTCCCAAGGATATGGGATCCAATTGATACCGTTAAATTGGTGACTGCCAATGTAGGACATGATTGAAATGAAAATGAGATAAAAAATCATCCACATACTTGACCAAAATGCTTTCCGGGTATTCACATAACCAGCTCGGTACTCGTAATAAAAGTAGAATGGTAATCCTAGTAAAATAACCAAAATAACTTCAACGGTTGTTGGCCACATTGCCCAATATACGGCAAGTGAAGCCAAGACAAACGAAAGTGGTGCCATCCAATTTAAATGCTTTAACTTAACAGGACGTTTAAAATCTGGTGCCAATTTTCGAAAGGCAACCGCTGTTACCGGCCCGGTTAAGTACGCAATTAAGGTTGACGTACAGATAACCGTTGCCAAGGTTGCCCATGATCTAAATACAGAAACCATCAGCATACTTAGAACCAGGTTAACAATCATCGCAACACGGGGAATCCCATATTTTTGATTGATCTTACCTACGAAACTCGGAATACGCTGGTTACTTTCCATCGCGTAAAGTGCTCGGCCAGTTGATGCGGCAAACGAGACACCGGTTCCGACGGGTGAAACAAAGGCATCCATGTAAAGCAGAACGGATAACCAGCGGATTCCCAACATAATTGCCAAGTCGGCAAATGGGGAATTGAAGTTAATACCACTCCATCCGTGTGCTGCAACCGCGGATGGCTTAATTGCCGTTATAAAGACACTTTGAAGGACAATGTAGATAATCCCACTAATCAAAAGTGAAATAAAAATGCCATGACCGATATTTTTATTTGGGTTTTCGATTTCACTTCCCATATTAATAACCGTTTGAAAGGCATTGAACGAGAAAATAATACCGGCTGATGAAGTAGCCGCAAAAATCGGTGCTGACCCGTATGGCATAAATTCGTGGAGTGAATGGCCATAGTTTTCGGGATGAAAACTGGCAATTGTCAGCATAATAATGGTTAGCGTTGGTACCCCGATCTTAAAAACTGAGATTAAACTGGTAAAACTGGTTAGAATTTTAACTGACCAGAAGTTCAAAAGAGTGAAAACCAACATGAATAAGAAAACCACCATTAATCCTGCTGTGGTAATGGTGCCATTTTTCAAGAACTGATGGGTCCAGTTTGCCCACGACCACGGCCATGAACTCATATATTGAACGGCAGCAACAGCCTCTATTGGAATTAACGTAATTAACGAAATCCAATTGGCCCATGAAGAAATAAATCCCAGAAGCGGTCCGTGGGAATATTGTGCGTATCGGCTCATCCCGCCGGCTTCCGGAAACATTGCGCCAAGTTCAACATAATCGTAAGCAATTGCGGCAATGACCGCACCCCCGATGACCCATGAAATAATAGCAGCGGGGCCTGCTATTTTCGAGGCTTCCCAAGAACCGAAAAGCCAGCCTGATCCAATTAAGGAACCAAGCGTTAACATTACAAGTTGAAATAATCCAATCTTAGTCGTTTTGTCAGAATCCATTTGTACCTCCTATTTGCAGTGACAACCAGTGTAACAAATGAGAAAATTATTGCAAATGAAGTAAAATGAAAAAAGTCGACTGGTGACTATCATGATAGTCAGGAGAAGATTTTATACTTTTTTAGGAATAGTACCGAAATTGTATTTTTTGAGATAAGGCAAGGAAACACGTTCTTTTAAGGACGTGATGAATTGCCCCATTTTTATGTGCAATGAAAGTTTAGCGTCATTACCTGTCAATAAATTTCCTCAATTGTCAAGTTAAGTGCAACACTTGATAACTAGACCAATTAGACTAGCTTAAAAGGCCATGAAGGCCTATTCTTATTATTAACGACAAAATCAACAGATAAGGATAGGTGTCTTCATGACCCAAACTAAGAATATCATGCCTAAGCATTACCAACAACTCCAATCTTTTGAACGCGGTCAAATTGAGTCCCTGACTCGATTAGGATTTGGCGTTCGTCAGATCGCCAGCCGGCTTCACCGGAGTCCCAGCACCATTTCTCGCGAATTAAAACGCGGGTTAACCACCCAGATTGATTCCCAGAAACATCGGTCATATCAGGGCTACTTTGCCGAGCGCGGGGCGGCTTACTATCGAGAACAGCGGGCCAAGTGTCACCCCAAAGGTTTACTGCAGCGGGCTGCCGTGTTCTTCAAGTCCCTGCCGAAAGCTTTAAAAGCTAAGCCACGAGTTTTCAGTGTCGATACGTATGTCCACTATTTTAAAGCTCATTACCCGGGCTTTCCCTGCCCATCAACGGCTACGGTCTATCGGTATATCGAGGCTGGCAAGCTCCCGGAGCTTCACAACTATGATTTACCCATGAAGCTACGTCGCCGCGCTAAACGCCCGAATCACCGACATGCCCGCCTGAATAAAAAACGGCTTGGACAGTCCATTGAAGACCGGCCCGCAGTGGTTCGGAAACGTCAGGAGTTGGGCCATTGGGAAGGCGACTTAGTGAAAGCCAAACGGGTTGAGTCCGAACCAGCTTTAATGACGTTAACCGAGCGAGTTAGCCGGATGGAAATTATCGTTAAATTGCCTGATTACCGGGCAGAGACTTGCCGGCAAGCCCTCCAAGATACGATTGATGATTACGGTGCAGAAAACTTTCGGACGATCACGTTTGACAACGGCTCGGAATTCGCTAGTTTAAATCAGGCCTTAGAACAGGATTATCAGATCAAAGTTTATTTTTGCCATCCATATTCACCATGGGAGCGAGGTTCCAATGAGTATTTTAATAGACGGTTACGCTGGTTCTTCCCGAAAAAGACCAATTTTAGCCAAGTAACGACTGATGAGATCCTAGCAGCACTTGAACTAATTAATCAACGACCATTAAAAATACATCATCAACAGACTGCCATTGAAAGATTCCGGACTTGTTCGGATTAAACTTGTAATTTGCCATAAAAAATTTAGATAAAAAAGAACAAGGTGAGAAACCAAAATTAGTTTCTCACCTTGTTCT encodes:
- a CDS encoding IS30 family transposase, producing the protein MTQTKNIMPKHYQQLQSFERGQIESLTRLGFGVRQIASRLHRSPSTISRELKRGLTTQIDSQKHRSYQGYFAERGAAYYREQRAKCHPKGLLQRAAVFFKSLPKALKAKPRVFSVDTYVHYFKAHYPGFPCPSTATVYRYIEAGKLPELHNYDLPMKLRRRAKRPNHRHARLNKKRLGQSIEDRPAVVRKRQELGHWEGDLVKAKRVESEPALMTLTERVSRMEIIVKLPDYRAETCRQALQDTIDDYGAENFRTITFDNGSEFASLNQALEQDYQIKVYFCHPYSPWERGSNEYFNRRLRWFFPKKTNFSQVTTDEILAALELINQRPLKIHHQQTAIERFRTCSD
- a CDS encoding APC family permease, with the translated sequence MDSDKTTKIGLFQLVMLTLGSLIGSGWLFGSWEASKIAGPAAIISWVIGGAVIAAIAYDYVELGAMFPEAGGMSRYAQYSHGPLLGFISSWANWISLITLIPIEAVAAVQYMSSWPWSWANWTHQFLKNGTITTAGLMVVFLFMLVFTLLNFWSVKILTSFTSLISVFKIGVPTLTIIMLTIASFHPENYGHSLHEFMPYGSAPIFAATSSAGIIFSFNAFQTVINMGSEIENPNKNIGHGIFISLLISGIIYIVLQSVFITAIKPSAVAAHGWSGINFNSPFADLAIMLGIRWLSVLLYMDAFVSPVGTGVSFAASTGRALYAMESNQRIPSFVGKINQKYGIPRVAMIVNLVLSMLMVSVFRSWATLATVICTSTLIAYLTGPVTAVAFRKLAPDFKRPVKLKHLNWMAPLSFVLASLAVYWAMWPTTVEVILVILLGLPFYFYYEYRAGYVNTRKAFWSSMWMIFYLIFISIMSYIGSHQFNGINWIPYPWDFVVIIIASLGFYYWGIKSAHVFPDFYQAKELNDTVKE